CGCGGCTGCCGGCTGCCGAGGGGATGGGCTCCGGTAGCGGCTTCTCCATGGCCCTGATCTATGCGCTTGCGGGCGGAGAGAAGGGGCGAGGCTCCAGTTGGCGGCGAGGGGGCCCGCGGGCGGCATGGAGGTGGAGAGAAGGGGCGAGCGCGAGGACGCCACCATGGGAGCGAGCTGCGCCTCATCCTGCCGCGAGCCACCGGCGGGCGAGATCTGGGAGAGACAGCGGCGCACGCGACTGAGCTGTGGGAGAGAGAGGCGGCTGCGGGTCCGAGGGAGTTAGGCACGATAGGGTTTACAGGAGGGATGCACGTACATGTTACTTGGGCCTGCCAAATTTTCGGTCATGAAGATCAAAGTTGCAGAGGTCATCCacgtctacaacttttattttgattatcttattatttaacaaaatttaaacatattatatttaaaattttaaaaaatgataagtttaaaccaaaatttgagacccaaaatgatttcaatataaaaagtgatgaataccaaagttgttccactcattaatatatacaacttttatctaaaacagtgtgatttctctttttaatctgtgggtaaactttgtaactagttgttctccctcatactaactccaaatgtgatgattttttttctaaaaatttataaaatcatgcttcagcatttaagtttgatcaaacttggatgtgacaatgttttacacattttaaaatttgaaatttgaaatttgacaagttcaaaccaaattttgaaacactaaatgatttcatatgcaaaagtgatgaatacaaaagttgttcaaatcatcaatatctacaacttgtattttggtcatcttgtcatttgacaaaatttgaacctttcaaatttgaaattttaaaaaatgacaagttcgaaccaaaatttgagacccaaattgatttcaacataaaaagtgatgaataccaaagttgttccactcattaatatatacaacttttattttggtcatcttatcatttgacaaaatttgtacctttcaaatttgaaattttgaaaaacgacaagttcgaaccaaaatttgagacccaatttgatttcaacataaaaagagatgaataccaaagttgttcaactcatgaatatctacaacttttattttggtcatttcttcatttgacaaatcctTAGCACGCATTGTTCACTAATTTTAcgcatgtctcatatagtttataaaaccttatgagagatgtgtcacatttgtgaacaatatcgttatcactttgtcatatgaagaaatgaccaatacaaaagttatagatcttgatgagttattcaactttggtatttatcactttttcagctgaaattatttggggaaccaaaatcttgtctgaagttgcatttttttgaaattcaaaatttaaattgctcaaacttttcatatgtatatattgacaaaaccaacaaaataaattgatagagaatgattttagaaaattttaggaaaaaaaatcatcagatttggagttagtatgaggaagaaaaactagttacaaagttgacccacagattaaaaaaaaaatcacactgttcactatgatcatgtaaggatcatctagaacagtgtgatttctctttttaatatgtgggtaaactttgtaactagttgttctccctcatactaactccaaatatgatggttttttttccctaaaaatttataaaatcatgcttcagcatttaagtttgatcaaacttggatgtgacaatgttttacacattttaaaatttgaaatttgaaatttgacaagttcaaaccaaattttcaaaccctaaattatttcatatgcaaaagtgatgaatacaaaagttgttcaaatcatcaatatctacaacttgtattttggtcatcttgtcatttgacaaaatttgaacctttcaaatttgaaattttaaaaaatgacaagttcgaaccaaaatttgagacccaaattgatttcaacataaaaagtgatgaataccaaagttgttccactcattaatatatacaacttttattttggtcatcttatcatttgacaaaatttgtacctttcaaatttgaaattttgaaaaacgacaagttcgaaccaaaatttgagacccaatttgatttcaacataaaaagagatgaataccaaagttgttcaactcatgaatatctacaacttttattttggtcatttcttcatttgacaaatccttagcacacattgttcattaatcttacacatgtctcatatagtttataaaagcttatgagagatgtgtcacatttgtgaacaatgtcgttaccactttgtcatatgaagaaatgaccaatacaaaagttgtagatcttgatgagttattcaactttggtatttatcactttttcagctgaaatcatttggggaaccaaaatcttgtctgaagttgcatttttttgaaattcaaaatttaaattgctcaaacttttcatatgtatatattgacaaaaccaacaaaataaattgatagagaatgattttagaaaattttaggaaaaaaatcatcaattatcaTGTTATACGTTTACAAATAGAAAAACATGCATGGCTTTATCACAAAACGGTGAGTGCTCCAATGGTAACGCACCAACATGTCTAGcagcaggtcgcgggttcgaatctcCCTGCGTGCgctattttttggcaaaaaaaagggaGGCGGAAGGATGCAGGTCCACCTGGACCGTGTGGGCCACGCTGCCCCACTTGTTCGCCGCCATGTCCTCAGGCTGAGACCCGCTGGTGGGACCGCATCGCCACGTCTTCGAGGTTGGGACCCAATGGTGGGACCACATcgccacgtcctcgaggtgggaccacggcgccacgtcctcgaggtggTACACGAGCCAAATGATCTATGACGATTTAGTTTTGTTATTTTATGACGATTCTTTTGTTTTCGTCATTATTCTTCGTGCCAAAGCTCTGTCACTTGTTACTTATGACGAAGCTGGAAATTTCGTCATAGAAAGCGCTTGTTCTGTGACGTAATTTGTAAGCGTCACGATTGAatcgtcattgatgaacacatttctagtagtgaaaatatatcgaacaaagctttaagtatagagttgagcttactcgaagttgtatggtagccatatagtagagtgttgttggaaatttttgaaagccagggcaatgtatgccgcaaccttaagggactcttcccttagtttcgtcgtacggatgtgctctttctcccgaagagtctttgcagcagctagctctttggtatcaagtgtccactgtttagggtaattgaaatttgtttgggctatagcttgagggtccacatacccagctttcacacttggcatttgtttaacAATGTGCACTTGTATTCTGCAAATCACGGCGTAGGTAAGTTAcaataaaatttaaaaattacattcatatcatatcgagaggacaaggacttacaggcatcacgtgcaaattagattcatctccatttctcccaggtgaaagcatgtttgcatgtcattgaagtcaaagacaattttcctagctgtgcttccaaatgtgccggtgggaaagcatgcttgtatgatatctatgctcgttgggagaacacgcaagtaccaatcatggaaccttctcattccaagtggtaggcactggatgtcccggtttggtaggaagggcttgcctctttcatatgttttcgggcaatcctttgaccattcgatggcatcaacatttggatactactttacaatttggtggagtttgctagtgacggcctcctcagaatcccatgatgggacttttttaacttggttctcaggcttgaactggtcatgggaataccacttggacatcgacgagacatctttgatcagaacataaactagccttatgttgattggaatcttctttcagaGTTCCTATtcaggcacatcctcatcttcttgtgcatcgccttcttcaggaggcactcgttgttcatgtatcagttgtgcttgttgagaagactgtggcatctcatgatgcacttgctcggtatgagctggagaaggttgtgatatctcatcaggcacatgctcgattggaggcggggaagaatgtggcatctcaggaatgtgggggtcacgagacggtgaaaatatctctccggcctcaacaactcgctccaaatttgggagagggagaggcggcgaagaagcagttaatataatgtcctgtttgtgccagaggatgaactgccccataacgtctctaagtaacaccagcccctcgggagttgcgtagtctatcctccactgcatgaactcgggcttcactgtatgcacatcgaccctagtgtagtccggcggtatcttattattgtggtgtaagccaccgggaggatgtgacacacccgttgccacctccatcatagtgttctgccggccgctgagaaacaccaaggtgcaactagttggttcccgtatgcaatcgactagggttgtggctgcagtggaaccttggctgctaggaactttcggagggctgccaactaatgctagttctcctggcggcgtcactaatatatgTGGCtctatagacagtccttgctcctccagcgccttcgcaactagagccttcacttggagctcaagactagtctctcggtctcggccatgtttcttgtacatgtgcctgtcctcttcgaatccttgtttctaggtcatccttttccctagccccctggtgcggcatgtgtgctccttgtttgcCAAGCCAAGGCAAAGCTCGTCCCTcgctctggaaggattgaatgagcctatctctttgtcttcagcatatttcagtatccttgataccgcctcttgggtctccggcttatcaaacttaagattactgccggatgattttgtactcctcgcatatatccagttccttgagtgtaccttcaagttcgtcacatcgatattcccagtagttgcggcctcttcatccatcttcctaaactgctcttccttggcatagtagccatcggggcctagatgatggtggtgtttgttcctcttcgccagctcggtgttacgggcactgagctccaatgcctctggtgaagtcttctgagccacgagctccccccatgactaggagttattttgccgaactcgttgaagggagttaaccccttttggatatactttgtattgagctccgacctccaacgttggaatgactctcccatcatcctcatagcattttttaccaattcgtgcttaccctctagaaatctaaaattgaccttcagctgcctatcccatagtgcattctttatgttctttggtacctctttccagttagggattgctaggttcaatttatctcttactagggccccgatcatattacggaatcgtcctcttagttccttcggctcaaggatctcccctgctggcccgacctctgttatcacatagcaagccttatctggatatagatttccttttctatcccctttttcctcttaggcttggtagtcgtggttgtgtcttgagtttgtggagcagaggcatcgtgatctgtctctgtggctgttgcctctgctctcctttcctctactccatcttgtccagcgagatgtcgcggacgtcgacgtcatcttttctgagtttcaggaggaacctatatataggacaggtcaaagtgttagcagaggtaacacagccaaagctttagcaaaatttacaagctaaggcttcttccctacctcctcgttcgggtcaaaatccttgtccaaatcttcctccattggcctccttcttgctttaggtgggaaaggatcctcaggactttcatatccctcttctgactcatcattctcttcttcttcgccttcagcagcctctccttcggggccttcctcctcgtcacactcctcctgagtaagcatcacttctagatccttttctaccttatTATCGaattgttcctgagtaagctagtcctctagtgcttgctcctcaagggttggctgctcatcatgcttggggcatcgaGCTACACTGTctgttgtccgcgacattatttcgtgctttgttctaaaagatgcaagaaagtgtgctttaggtacgcaagaaggtataagaaataaaaaagggctataaactaaagtagtcctataaaacaacaatatatcaaaaaatgagtagtagcagtagtagaggccttagaaacatgtcaatcatcatctaatcttgaacttggagcatcaaggcatcataacatagaagagaggagaagataatgtaggggcggctgctaatgatgccaagttcctcacaagttcttgatcatcagctcatattccatataatgtatagacttggacaatttcatcatcggcaaaacaaaggagaggagaggagaggggagatttggcaaaaaaaagcaacagctgcttagcaaacatagagaggaaaaggtgtaaaaaaagcagctgctgctttccaaatatagaggataggaaaaataACCAAAAAtagttgactgctgccacatggttggaagacccctgtaGATCAAAAGCTGGTAACTTAGTAGAGGagagagtagaggaggagtagagaagtgtaacagccagtagttaagagtagcagccagcagctagggaagaaggtagagtagcagccagctagtaggagtaagagtagctagcagtagcaagtagagtagtagtagttcagtagagtagagtagtagtagtagttcagtatagtagtagtagtatataaaaaagcaggtgctgcttccaaaacatagaggataggaaaggtggcaacaaatagaggagagggaagatttgacaaaaaaaagcaggtgctgcttccaagaaaaagcaacatgacaatgtaagaacatcatatgcttaatatcttccgaacTTGATAAGCAGATCGGACactcagaagtagtagacagtggTAGTAGGAAagtagtagagtggagtagaggagagtagtagtagaagaggagtacagagaagacagcaagtacagagaagattagtagccaccggccacaatagtgtatttttaatttttactaaaacttgaggatcatcataatactgacaaatgataatataagaagaataatataaatgTAAGGATTATTTCTACTCAGCAGATATTTATTCTCAAATATGATTATCTAAATAAATGATAACAGTATAGTATTTCAATTTCGGCAATTAAAAAGAACTAATGATAACAGTATAGCCAGCTCCACACAGGAAGGGAGGGGTGGTAAATTTTTCTAACTATAGCTTGCCTCAACAGTTTGCTATATCAATTATAAGCAAATATCTGTCAAAAGAACAGTGGAAACATATATAATCTGGTAAAGCACAATGTGTTGACATGTGGAAACATATATAATTATTAAAGTCGATCGGATTGCATAATCTGATAAAGAACAGTGGAAACATATATAATCTAGTACGAGTGGAAACATATATAATCTACCAAAGTGCACTCTTGTACAACCAAAATGCTAACGAGTGAGGGGGCGTGATTTCTAATCGTAATATATAGCCACCGTAAAAGCTACTGCATGAGCAAGATGGTCATGATTTCATCTTAGGGCCAAAGGAAACGGGATCAAGCAGTTCGTGCATCATTTCTCCACCTCAATTTTCCCCCACCACTCGAATGAATTCAAAGGTTGTCCTGATTGATTATTACACCTAATCATGTTGGCTGTGCCTTAAAAGGGCAGAGATTAAGGATCTTACCATCAATAACTACCACCACAAGTTGGGGAAAAAGGCACAAAAAATGGCTCATCAATCATTTATTAAGAACTAGTAGTTATTAGCAATTTTCGGTTGGGTGCACAATGCGCCCATCCCAATGAGGTATTGCTATTATTGTGCAAACAAGAATAAAAACTTCTTGTAAACACTGCAAACTTGCCCAATAGTGCTGGCCATTGCAATGAAGTTTGAGTGAGATGAAGCATGTACTTCATTGCAATGGTCCTATTGTTTGTTCATCATGGGTATAGACTAGTCATCCTATAACAAAAAAGGAACGGCAAAGCTAGGAGGAGCAAGAAGCACCTGGCCAGTGGCAGTATACGTATAACAAAGAGTGTGCAGTCTAGATAACaaagtagtaagcatcaagacagttgaAAGTATGCAGTGTAAGTGCCATGGAGCCCAATCAAAACCAAACACAAAACATAGAACAAAATATCATCTAGCTTCTATGTCAAACATGATAAGTAGCATTTTGCATTATTTATATTAGGAGTTGGTTTTGCTTGTGCGTCCAGTTCTTGATTTTGACATGCTAGGTGTGGACGACAATCACCTAAATCGAAACTGTCAACTAATACAGTCAAGCAAGTATCATAGTCCAGTAAGTAATACAACTTTACTATCATAGTCCAGCAAGTAGCACaagttttcataaaaaaaatacaGTCAAGCCAGCATGCTAGAACAATGCAGCAATATTTTGACAAGCAATCTAGCACATCTCATTATGACAAATCTCATACTAATTGAAGCAAACACAAGCATACTAATCTTACGACAAGTCTGAAGGCGAAGGCATAGAATTGCATAAGCAATATAATTAAGAAGACCAAATAGAATTGCGAGGATTCTTCAGCCTCTGTTCAAGATGGGGATGGACAacagagaaagggagaggaggaaCATACATGTGTCGTCGGTGCGCGGGGGCAAGGGGCCAGGCGCGGGGCGCCGGGAGCatgcgtcgtcggcgtgcgggggcgggacgtCGGGGGCCGGGCACCTGGGGCCGGGTGCGGGCACGGGACCGGCGGCAAAAACCCTAAGCGCGCAGGGGTAGGTGTCGGGGGCTGGGTGTGGGCGCAGGACCTGCGGCGTggccggcggcggaaaccctaggcgcgtaggggcgggcgccgggggccgggtgtgGGACGCCGGGCGCCTAGGGCCGAGTGCGGGCGTAGGACCGGCGGCGTGGCcggcggtggaaaccctaggcgcgtaGGGGCGGGCGCGGGGGGCCAGGTGTGGGAGGTCGGGGGCAGGGCGCCTGGGGCCGGGCATGGGCATGAGATCGGTGGCGTGGCCGGTGGCG
The sequence above is drawn from the Miscanthus floridulus cultivar M001 chromosome 15, ASM1932011v1, whole genome shotgun sequence genome and encodes:
- the LOC136507286 gene encoding vegetative cell wall protein gp1-like; amino-acid sequence: MPGPRRPAPDLPHLAPRARPYAPRVSTAGHAAGPTPALGPRRPASHTRPPAPAPTRLGFPPPATPQVLRPHPAPDTYPCALRVFAAGPVPAPGPRCPAPDVPPPHADDACSRRPAPGPLPPRTDDTCMFLLSLSLLSIPILNRG